A DNA window from Kitasatospora atroaurantiaca contains the following coding sequences:
- a CDS encoding glycoside hydrolase family 3 protein, with amino-acid sequence MSSVPASAAGLPAYRNPTLPLRKRVDDLLHRLTPDERIAMLHQYAPAVPRLGVAPFRTGSEALHGVSWLGEATVFPQAVGLGASWDEELLRRVAEAVSVELRAFHYHRPPAIAADRGPNSLQAWAPVLNLLRDPRWGRNEEGYSEDPVHTARLGEAYCRGLAGDHPTYLRSAPVLKHFLAYNNEDDRCTTSSGLRPRVLQEYDLAAFRPVVAAGVATGAMAAYNLVNGRPCHVSPLIEEELRRWARGTGHELFVVSDAEAPSNLVDPEHYFDDHAEGHGAALKAGIDSFTDHGEDSETVVGRLREALERGLISQDDIDGAVRRQLEVRFRLGEFDPELDPYAGIGPDVVNCPEHRELARHAVVETTVLLKNDGLLPLGLARTSRVAVIGPLSDTLCEDWYSGTLPYQATVADGLTAALGTHGGEVVRVEGSDRITLRSRTTGELLGGAAFDVTDWGRDRVTLRDADTGRYLCLQDDATLVASTQVIKSWFVQETFQLEAAEDDTVLVRSVFTGRYAAVVDGRITVTAENAEAAERFQRDLLRDGTAEARAAAEDADVAVVVLGNHPLINGRETEDRIDTALPAGQEALLRAVAAVRPQTALVVMSSYPYAVDWADAHLPAVLWTSHGGQETGHALAAVLLGDAEPAGRLPQTWYRGDDTLPAPLDYDIIKAGWTYQYHRAAPLYPFGHGLSYTEFAHRDLRVSEASIEQDGALDATLTVANTGQRPGSEVVQLYVRALDARYQAPRLRLVDFAKIRLEPGESRELTFHLPADRLAHWDVATGAFTVDPGGYEIVVARSAEHPVLTAPLTVTGPAPQPRSLVERRILAVDFDDHADSTVVDVTRTDGDAVTPADPAQPAVLLFRGVDLSGAVRVEAETARESVGTGEARLEFRAGDQLLAKIDVPVTGDRYSWTTVGTDLSAPLLGVHDLRLTLHGGVRLAAFRFGAAGTAD; translated from the coding sequence GTGAGTTCCGTGCCCGCGTCCGCCGCCGGCCTGCCCGCCTACCGCAATCCCACGCTTCCCCTGCGCAAGCGTGTCGACGATCTGCTCCACCGGCTCACGCCCGACGAGCGGATCGCGATGCTGCACCAGTACGCGCCGGCCGTCCCGCGCCTGGGCGTCGCCCCGTTCCGCACCGGCAGCGAGGCGCTCCACGGCGTCTCCTGGCTCGGGGAGGCGACCGTCTTCCCGCAGGCCGTCGGCCTCGGCGCCAGCTGGGACGAAGAGCTGCTGCGCCGGGTCGCCGAGGCGGTCTCGGTCGAGCTGCGCGCCTTCCACTACCACCGCCCGCCGGCCATCGCCGCCGACCGCGGCCCCAACAGCCTGCAGGCCTGGGCCCCGGTACTGAACCTGCTGCGCGACCCCCGCTGGGGGCGCAACGAGGAGGGCTACTCCGAGGACCCGGTGCACACCGCCCGGCTCGGCGAGGCGTACTGCCGCGGCCTGGCCGGCGACCACCCGACCTACCTGCGCTCGGCGCCGGTGCTCAAGCACTTCCTCGCCTACAACAACGAGGACGACCGCTGCACCACCTCCTCCGGCCTGCGCCCGCGGGTGCTGCAGGAGTACGACCTGGCCGCCTTCCGGCCGGTGGTCGCCGCCGGCGTCGCGACCGGTGCGATGGCCGCCTACAACCTGGTCAACGGCCGCCCCTGCCACGTCAGTCCGCTGATCGAGGAGGAGCTGCGCCGCTGGGCGCGGGGCACCGGGCACGAGCTGTTCGTGGTCAGCGACGCCGAGGCCCCGTCCAACCTGGTCGACCCCGAGCACTACTTCGACGACCACGCCGAGGGCCACGGAGCCGCGCTCAAGGCCGGCATCGACAGCTTCACCGACCACGGCGAGGACAGCGAGACGGTCGTGGGCCGGCTGCGCGAAGCCCTCGAGCGCGGCCTGATCTCGCAGGACGACATCGACGGCGCGGTCCGCCGCCAGCTCGAAGTGCGCTTCCGCCTCGGCGAGTTCGACCCGGAGCTGGACCCGTACGCGGGGATCGGTCCGGACGTGGTCAACTGCCCGGAGCACCGCGAGCTCGCCCGGCACGCCGTCGTCGAGACGACCGTGCTGCTCAAGAACGACGGTCTGCTCCCGCTGGGCCTCGCCCGCACCTCGCGGGTCGCCGTGATCGGCCCGCTCTCCGACACGCTGTGCGAGGACTGGTACAGCGGCACCCTGCCCTACCAGGCCACCGTCGCCGACGGCCTCACCGCCGCGCTCGGCACCCACGGCGGCGAGGTGGTCCGGGTGGAGGGCAGCGACCGGATCACGCTGCGGTCGCGCACCACCGGCGAACTGCTCGGCGGCGCCGCGTTCGACGTGACCGACTGGGGACGCGACCGGGTGACCCTGCGCGACGCCGACACGGGCCGCTACCTCTGCCTCCAGGACGACGCCACCCTGGTCGCCTCCACACAGGTGATCAAGAGCTGGTTCGTCCAGGAGACCTTCCAGCTGGAGGCGGCCGAGGACGACACCGTCCTGGTGCGCTCCGTCTTCACCGGCCGCTACGCAGCCGTCGTCGACGGCCGCATCACCGTCACCGCCGAGAACGCCGAGGCCGCCGAGCGCTTCCAGCGCGACCTGCTGCGCGACGGCACCGCCGAGGCCAGGGCCGCCGCCGAGGACGCCGACGTCGCCGTCGTGGTGCTCGGCAACCACCCACTGATCAACGGCCGCGAGACCGAGGACCGCATCGACACCGCGCTGCCCGCCGGGCAGGAGGCGCTGCTGCGCGCCGTCGCCGCGGTCCGGCCGCAGACCGCGCTGGTGGTGATGAGCAGCTACCCGTACGCCGTGGACTGGGCCGACGCCCACCTGCCCGCCGTGCTGTGGACCTCCCACGGCGGCCAGGAGACCGGCCACGCGCTGGCCGCCGTGCTGCTCGGCGACGCCGAGCCCGCCGGCCGCCTCCCGCAGACCTGGTACCGGGGCGACGACACCCTGCCGGCGCCGCTGGACTACGACATCATCAAGGCCGGCTGGACCTACCAGTACCACCGGGCCGCGCCGCTCTACCCGTTCGGTCACGGGCTCTCCTACACCGAGTTCGCCCACCGCGACCTGCGCGTGTCCGAGGCGTCGATCGAGCAGGACGGCGCCCTCGACGCCACCCTGACCGTGGCCAATACCGGCCAGCGACCCGGCAGCGAGGTGGTCCAGCTCTACGTCCGGGCCCTGGACGCCCGCTACCAGGCGCCCCGGCTGCGGCTGGTGGACTTCGCCAAGATCCGCCTGGAGCCGGGCGAGAGCCGCGAGCTGACCTTCCACCTGCCGGCCGACCGCCTGGCCCACTGGGACGTCGCCACTGGGGCCTTCACCGTCGACCCCGGCGGGTACGAGATTGTCGTCGCCCGCTCGGCCGAGCACCCGGTGCTCACCGCGCCGCTCACCGTCACCGGACCGGCGCCGCAGCCCCGTTCCCTGGTCGAACGCCGCATCCTGGCGGTCGACTTCGACGACCACGCGGACAGCACCGTCGTCGACGTCACCCGCACCGACGGCGACGCCGTCACCCCGGCCGACCCGGCCCAGCCGGCCGTGCTGCTCTTCCGCGGCGTCGACCTCTCGGGTGCCGTCCGGGTCGAGGCGGAGACCGCCCGGGAGTCCGTCGGTACCGGCGAGGCGCGGCTGGAGTTCCGGGCCGGCGACCAGTTGCTGGCGAAGATCGACGTCCCGGTCACCGGCGACCGCTACAGCTGGACCACGGTCGGCACCGACCTGTCCGCCCCGCTCCTCGGCGTCCACGATCTGCGGCTGACCCTGCATGGCGGCGTGCGCCTGGCCGCGTTCCGCTTCGGCGCAGCCGGCACAGCCGACTGA
- a CDS encoding acetylxylan esterase — MPLTDLGVDELVGYQPELTTPKDFDAFWERTLAEARSHGGEVKADRVTSQHLLHTVEVDDVRFPGWNGEPVAAWLLRPRGADGPLPVVVTYLGYCAGRGLPTEHLFWPAAGYAQLVVDSRGQGHDTPDRGMGDGTQWVEGFMTRGIDSPENYYYRRLITDCVRAVDAVAHLPGLDSDRIVVTGGSQGGGLSLAVAGLTGDRVAAVMPDVPFLCHFRHAAQIAGEGPYPEIAKYLRWHSRHRVGPTFDTLDHFDGVHFARRATAAALFSVGLMDPVCPPSTVYAAFNRYAGEDRTMTVWPFADHGGGCGSNPPAQLAWLHERGLAPGR; from the coding sequence ATGCCGCTCACAGACCTCGGAGTCGACGAACTCGTCGGATACCAACCGGAGTTGACCACCCCGAAGGACTTCGACGCCTTCTGGGAACGGACCCTCGCCGAAGCGCGCTCGCACGGCGGCGAGGTCAAGGCCGACCGCGTCACCTCCCAGCACCTCCTGCACACCGTGGAGGTCGACGACGTGCGCTTCCCCGGCTGGAACGGCGAGCCGGTCGCCGCCTGGCTGCTGCGCCCGCGCGGTGCCGACGGGCCGTTGCCGGTCGTCGTCACCTACCTCGGCTACTGCGCCGGCCGCGGCCTGCCCACGGAGCACCTGTTCTGGCCCGCGGCCGGCTACGCCCAACTCGTCGTGGACAGCCGCGGCCAGGGCCACGACACCCCCGACCGCGGCATGGGCGACGGAACCCAGTGGGTCGAGGGCTTCATGACCCGCGGTATCGACTCTCCCGAGAACTACTATTACCGGCGGCTGATCACCGACTGCGTGCGTGCCGTGGACGCGGTCGCGCACCTGCCCGGACTCGACAGCGACCGGATCGTGGTGACCGGCGGCAGCCAGGGCGGCGGCCTGTCCCTCGCCGTGGCCGGCCTGACCGGGGACCGCGTCGCGGCGGTGATGCCGGACGTCCCGTTCCTGTGCCACTTCCGCCACGCCGCGCAGATCGCCGGCGAGGGGCCGTACCCGGAGATCGCCAAGTACCTGCGCTGGCATAGCCGGCACCGGGTCGGGCCGACCTTCGACACCCTCGACCACTTCGACGGCGTCCACTTCGCCCGGCGGGCCACCGCCGCCGCCCTGTTCAGCGTCGGACTGATGGACCCGGTCTGCCCGCCCTCCACCGTCTACGCCGCCTTCAACCGCTACGCGGGCGAGGACCGCACCATGACGGTCTGGCCGTTCGCCGACCACGGCGGCGGCTGCGGCTCCAACCCGCCCGCCCAGCTCGCCTGGCTCCACGAGCGCGGCCTCGCGCCGGGGCGGTGA
- a CDS encoding GH1 family beta-glucosidase, translating to MNSWEEPDFPALPAGFRFGAATAAYQIEGAHDLDGRAPSIWDTFSHTPGRTLGGATGDTACDHYHRYREDVTLLRGLGVDNYRFSIAWPRLLPQGTGPVNQKGLDFYDRLIDELFAAGIRPAVTLYHWDLPQALEDRGGWRVRETAEAFASYAALAAERYGDRVERWITLNEPYCSAFVGYAEGRHAPGVQEGRGALAAAHHLLVAHGLAVRELRAAGAREVGIALNLDRIHAASDRPDDLAALRRAEVLHNDVWTDPLLAGRYPAQEAETWAGLAEGPWRQPGDLEVIGAPLDFLGVNFYRPITVAAAPHRADDIEARTAVDIGVTELDQYGTPHTTMGWPIVPGALTELLCELHARYPQMPPVWITESGAAFEDVLGPDGRVHDPERTGYLADHLAAVADSVAAGVDVRGFYVWSLLDNFEWARGYQQRFGLVHVDYDTLTRTPKDSYHWYRGLFTAHRARTEEAAR from the coding sequence TTGAACTCCTGGGAGGAGCCGGACTTCCCCGCACTGCCCGCCGGGTTCCGCTTCGGCGCCGCCACCGCCGCGTACCAGATCGAGGGCGCCCACGACCTGGACGGCCGTGCCCCCTCCATCTGGGACACCTTCAGCCACACACCCGGACGCACCCTCGGCGGCGCCACCGGCGACACCGCCTGCGACCACTACCACCGCTACCGGGAGGACGTGACCCTGCTGCGCGGGCTCGGCGTCGACAACTACCGCTTCTCGATCGCCTGGCCCCGCCTGCTGCCCCAGGGAACCGGCCCGGTGAACCAGAAGGGCCTGGACTTCTACGACCGCCTGATCGACGAGCTGTTCGCTGCCGGGATCCGACCCGCCGTCACCCTCTACCACTGGGACCTGCCGCAGGCCCTGGAGGACCGCGGCGGCTGGCGCGTCCGGGAGACCGCCGAGGCGTTCGCGTCGTACGCGGCCCTCGCCGCCGAACGCTACGGCGACCGGGTAGAGCGCTGGATCACCCTCAACGAGCCGTACTGCTCCGCGTTCGTGGGCTACGCCGAAGGCCGGCACGCCCCCGGCGTCCAGGAGGGCCGTGGCGCGCTCGCCGCCGCACACCACCTGCTGGTTGCCCACGGCCTGGCCGTACGGGAGCTGCGCGCCGCCGGCGCTCGGGAGGTCGGCATCGCCCTCAACCTGGACCGCATCCACGCCGCCTCCGACCGCCCCGATGACCTCGCCGCCCTGCGCCGCGCCGAGGTGCTGCACAACGACGTCTGGACCGATCCGCTCCTCGCCGGACGCTACCCCGCGCAGGAGGCCGAGACCTGGGCCGGTCTCGCCGAAGGCCCCTGGCGGCAGCCCGGCGACCTGGAGGTGATCGGCGCGCCGCTGGACTTCCTCGGCGTCAACTTCTACCGCCCGATCACCGTCGCTGCCGCCCCGCACCGCGCCGACGACATCGAAGCCCGCACCGCCGTGGACATCGGCGTCACCGAGCTCGACCAGTACGGCACCCCGCACACCACCATGGGCTGGCCGATCGTCCCCGGCGCGCTCACCGAGCTGCTCTGCGAGCTGCACGCCCGCTACCCGCAGATGCCACCGGTGTGGATCACCGAGAGCGGGGCCGCATTCGAGGATGTGCTAGGCCCGGACGGGAGGGTCCACGACCCGGAGCGGACCGGCTACCTCGCCGACCACCTCGCCGCCGTCGCCGACTCGGTCGCCGCCGGGGTGGACGTCCGCGGCTTCTACGTCTGGTCGCTGCTGGACAACTTCGAGTGGGCCCGCGGCTACCAGCAGCGCTTCGGCCTGGTCCATGTCGACTACGACACCCTGACCCGAACGCCCAAGGACAGCTACCACTGGTACCGGGGCCTGTTCACCGCGCACCGTGCGCGGACGGAGGAAGCCGCCCGATGA
- the yicI gene encoding alpha-xylosidase → MKFTDGYWLMRPGCTARYAAEVADVRAEEHRLTLYAPVKHVRGRGDTLNSPLLTVECWSPADGVIGVRATHHAGSVRRGPEFALPGAQDGSGKVHRDGAVVELIAGELTLRVDTSQPWCLEFTASGRVLTSVGERGTGFVTDADGRHHMLGQLALGVGELVYGLGERFTPFVRNGQVVDIWQADGGTSSEQSYKNIPFHLTNRGYGVFVNHPGKVSYEVGSESVGQVQFSVEDQSLEYFVVHGPTPKEILERYTALTGRPALPPAWALGLWLTTSFTTDYDEATVNRFVGGMAERGIPLSVFHLDCFWMREYQWCDFDWDADTFPDPAGMLARLKQQGLRISAWINPYIAQKSALFEEGMREGYLVRRADGSVWQWDLWQPGMALVDFTNPAARDWYTDKLRTLLAQGVDCFKTDFGERIPTDVVWHDGSDPERMHNFYTHLYNQAVFELLREERGEGEALLFARSATAGGQQYPVHWGGDCESHFNAMAESLRGGLSLGLSGFGFWSHDIGGFEGTPTPTVFKRWVQFGLLSSHSRLHGSKSYRVPWDYGEEAVEVTREFTLLKHRLAPYLQRAAQHAHATGIPVMRAMVLEFPDDPAAATLDRQYLLGDDLLVAPVFTDDGTVEYYVPEGTWTNVLTGREVVGPRWVKEQHGFHTLPLLARPDSIIPLAADDQRPVSAWADGVELRVHAFADGAERTVTIPRSDGVGDSARFHLRRTADRLTVTTDSPHPWHVRIGGPDGPLHTQPAGTPEATLPYPA, encoded by the coding sequence ATGAAGTTCACCGACGGCTACTGGCTGATGCGCCCGGGCTGCACCGCCCGCTACGCCGCCGAGGTCGCCGACGTCCGGGCCGAGGAGCACCGGCTCACCCTCTACGCGCCGGTCAAGCACGTGCGCGGCCGCGGCGACACGCTCAACAGCCCGCTGCTGACCGTCGAGTGCTGGTCCCCGGCGGACGGCGTGATCGGGGTGCGCGCCACCCACCACGCCGGATCCGTCCGCCGCGGACCGGAGTTCGCCCTGCCCGGCGCGCAGGACGGCAGCGGGAAGGTCCACCGCGACGGGGCGGTGGTGGAGCTCATCGCCGGCGAACTGACGCTGCGCGTGGACACCTCCCAGCCCTGGTGCCTGGAGTTCACCGCCAGCGGCCGGGTGCTGACCAGCGTCGGCGAGCGCGGCACCGGTTTCGTCACCGACGCCGACGGCCGGCACCACATGCTCGGCCAACTCGCACTCGGTGTCGGCGAACTGGTCTACGGGCTGGGGGAGCGGTTCACCCCGTTCGTCCGCAACGGCCAAGTGGTCGACATCTGGCAGGCCGACGGCGGCACCAGCAGCGAACAGTCTTACAAGAACATCCCGTTCCACCTGACCAACCGGGGTTACGGCGTCTTCGTCAACCATCCCGGGAAGGTCAGCTACGAGGTCGGATCCGAGTCGGTCGGACAGGTGCAGTTCAGCGTCGAGGACCAGTCGCTCGAGTACTTCGTCGTCCATGGCCCCACGCCCAAGGAAATCCTGGAGCGGTACACCGCGCTCACCGGCCGCCCCGCCCTGCCACCCGCATGGGCTCTCGGCCTGTGGCTCACCACCTCCTTCACCACCGACTACGACGAGGCCACCGTCAACCGCTTCGTCGGCGGCATGGCCGAACGCGGCATCCCGCTCAGCGTCTTCCACCTCGACTGCTTCTGGATGCGCGAGTACCAGTGGTGCGACTTCGACTGGGACGCCGACACCTTCCCCGACCCGGCCGGCATGCTGGCCCGCCTCAAGCAGCAGGGCTTGCGGATCTCGGCGTGGATCAACCCGTACATCGCCCAGAAGTCCGCGCTGTTCGAGGAGGGGATGCGCGAGGGGTACCTGGTGCGCCGAGCCGACGGCAGCGTGTGGCAGTGGGACCTGTGGCAGCCCGGCATGGCCCTGGTCGACTTCACCAACCCGGCCGCACGCGACTGGTACACCGACAAACTGCGCACCCTGCTCGCGCAAGGCGTGGACTGCTTCAAGACCGACTTCGGCGAGCGCATCCCCACCGACGTCGTCTGGCACGACGGCTCCGACCCCGAGCGGATGCACAACTTCTACACCCACCTGTACAACCAGGCCGTCTTCGAGCTGCTGCGCGAGGAGCGCGGCGAGGGCGAGGCACTGCTGTTCGCCCGCTCCGCCACCGCCGGCGGGCAGCAGTACCCGGTGCACTGGGGCGGCGACTGCGAGTCCCACTTCAACGCCATGGCCGAGTCCCTGCGCGGCGGACTCTCCCTCGGCCTGTCCGGCTTCGGCTTCTGGAGCCACGACATCGGCGGCTTCGAGGGCACCCCGACCCCGACCGTCTTCAAGCGCTGGGTGCAGTTCGGCCTGCTCTCCTCGCACAGCCGGCTGCACGGCAGCAAGTCCTACCGGGTGCCGTGGGACTACGGCGAGGAGGCGGTGGAGGTGACCCGCGAGTTCACCCTGCTCAAGCACCGGCTCGCGCCCTACCTGCAGCGCGCCGCCCAACACGCGCACGCCACCGGCATCCCGGTGATGCGCGCCATGGTGCTCGAGTTCCCCGACGACCCCGCCGCCGCCACCCTCGACCGGCAGTACCTGCTCGGCGACGACCTGCTGGTCGCCCCGGTCTTCACCGACGACGGCACCGTCGAGTACTACGTCCCCGAGGGCACCTGGACCAACGTCCTGACCGGCCGCGAGGTCGTCGGCCCACGCTGGGTGAAGGAGCAGCACGGCTTCCACACCCTGCCGCTGCTCGCCCGCCCCGACTCCATCATCCCGCTCGCCGCCGACGACCAGCGCCCGGTCTCCGCCTGGGCCGACGGCGTCGAGTTGCGCGTCCACGCCTTCGCCGACGGCGCCGAACGCACCGTCACCATCCCGCGCAGCGACGGCGTCGGCGACAGCGCCCGCTTCCACCTGCGCCGCACCGCCGACCGGCTCACCGTCACCACCGACAGCCCGCACCCGTGGCACGTGCGCATCGGCGGCCCGGACGGCCCCCTGCACACCCAGCCGGCCGGGACCCCGGAGGCCACCCTCCCATACCCGGCCTGA
- a CDS encoding phosphotransferase family protein: MESLTKRRLTADELDTLLRTSTGLGCRVEAELTDGWFNSVHRVRLDDGRPAVVKLAPPPDVPVLRYERGILATEAMVYRRLATLPAGAVPAPRLLYEGEEFLVLSVLDGTPWDKAGERLTAGAEAGLRRELGAITARLHTLASADGRFGYPAAESALSADDWRTAFTAMVEALLEDADRWQAPLGVRPGELRTLVAEGGQALAEVTEPKLVHFDLWPGNIFVDPAGRRITGLIDHERAFWGDPAAELVSLAFGGDTGPDSDLVAGYTGAGGRLDFTPALRHRLALYQLYLALLLVVECGPRGYRGEHVSFCRGMVAEAVDRVRALG, from the coding sequence ATGGAAAGCCTGACCAAACGCCGGCTGACCGCCGACGAACTCGACACCCTGCTGCGCACCTCCACCGGCCTCGGCTGCCGGGTGGAGGCCGAACTGACCGACGGCTGGTTCAACAGCGTCCACCGCGTCCGGCTGGACGACGGCCGGCCCGCCGTGGTCAAACTCGCCCCGCCGCCCGACGTGCCGGTGCTCCGGTACGAACGCGGCATCCTCGCCACCGAGGCGATGGTCTACCGCCGTCTCGCCACCCTGCCGGCCGGCGCCGTACCGGCACCCCGACTGCTGTACGAGGGGGAGGAGTTCCTGGTCCTGTCGGTCCTGGACGGGACACCGTGGGACAAGGCGGGGGAGCGGCTGACCGCCGGTGCGGAGGCGGGGCTGCGCCGCGAACTCGGCGCGATCACCGCGCGCCTGCACACCCTGGCCTCGGCGGACGGCCGCTTCGGATACCCCGCGGCCGAGTCCGCGCTGTCCGCCGACGACTGGCGGACGGCGTTCACCGCGATGGTGGAGGCGCTGCTGGAGGACGCCGACCGCTGGCAGGCCCCGCTCGGCGTGCGGCCCGGCGAGCTGCGGACCCTGGTGGCCGAAGGCGGCCAGGCCCTCGCGGAGGTCACCGAGCCGAAGCTGGTCCACTTCGACCTGTGGCCGGGCAACATCTTCGTGGATCCGGCGGGCCGCCGGATCACCGGGCTGATCGACCACGAGCGCGCGTTCTGGGGCGACCCCGCCGCCGAGCTGGTCTCGCTGGCCTTCGGCGGCGACACCGGACCGGACAGCGACCTGGTGGCGGGCTACACCGGCGCGGGCGGACGCCTCGACTTCACCCCCGCCCTCCGGCACCGGCTGGCGCTCTACCAGCTGTACCTGGCCCTGCTGCTGGTCGTCGAGTGCGGCCCTCGCGGCTACCGGGGCGAGCACGTGTCGTTCTGCCGGGGCATGGTCGCCGAGGCGGTCGACCGCGTCCGGGCCCTGGGGTAG
- a CDS encoding alpha-amylase family protein — MSRPTPPDPSRFPRRTVHLDFHTGPDIPDVGRDFDPAAFAQTFKDAAVDSVTVFAKCHHGLLYHATDRPERHPGLDPGLDLLAEQVDALHAVGIRAPIYLSLQVDEYAAREHPEWIGHGEDLKLNRWTTSAFEAGWNVLDMSSPYADYFADQLDEVLRRFAPVDGIFIDMCWDQPSASRWAVDGMRREGLDPADADHRARYATLVAHRYMARYSAMVEKALPADAAQGVWFNSRPKSRLSEERQFVRHAEIEGLPTGGWGYTFLPYVARFVRPMGLPTLSHTGRFHESWGDNAALKPRAALLYECSQMLSHGLTGGVGDVLHPRGALSPAVYELIGSVYRHIERCEPFVEGGRVLSEVALLSDSALGDNPGASIIGAVRALQQLRVQFDVVTPESDLSGYRAVVVPETTRVDDSLADRLQEYRTGGGAVLLIGAALLNGTEPTLPDLPVEGLAPAPDGESFLACQGVPGAPEDFPVISHGARLSARAGAGAEVLAKVVAPYFPRSWDRFCGHSYTPPADPTDEVAVAVADGVGAVTVNLLEAFHEHGVETYRQLLGAVLDRLLPDPLVRIGGPVHLETGVVSTPTGTVVHLISFVPARETPALDLVHDAFPLVDVPVSVRVTGEPSAVRLQPSGQELDWQYDGEYVHVRVTSLDGHAMVVVDHG; from the coding sequence TTGTCCCGCCCCACTCCGCCCGACCCGAGCCGGTTCCCGCGCCGCACGGTGCACCTGGACTTTCACACCGGGCCCGACATCCCGGACGTCGGCCGGGACTTCGACCCGGCGGCCTTCGCGCAGACCTTCAAGGACGCCGCCGTCGACAGCGTCACCGTCTTCGCCAAGTGCCACCACGGCCTCCTCTACCACGCCACCGACCGGCCCGAGCGCCACCCCGGCCTCGACCCCGGCCTCGACCTGCTGGCCGAGCAGGTCGACGCCCTGCACGCGGTGGGGATCCGCGCACCCATCTACCTCTCCCTCCAGGTCGACGAGTACGCCGCCCGGGAGCACCCCGAGTGGATCGGACACGGCGAGGACCTGAAGCTCAACCGCTGGACCACCTCCGCCTTCGAGGCCGGGTGGAACGTGCTCGACATGTCCAGCCCGTACGCCGACTATTTCGCCGACCAGTTGGACGAGGTGCTGCGGCGCTTCGCGCCGGTCGACGGGATCTTCATCGACATGTGCTGGGACCAGCCGAGCGCGAGCCGCTGGGCGGTCGACGGCATGCGCCGCGAGGGCCTGGACCCGGCGGACGCCGACCACCGGGCGCGCTACGCCACCCTGGTGGCCCACCGCTACATGGCGCGCTACTCCGCCATGGTGGAGAAGGCGCTGCCGGCGGACGCCGCACAGGGCGTCTGGTTCAACAGCCGGCCCAAGTCCCGGCTGTCCGAGGAACGGCAGTTCGTGCGCCACGCCGAGATCGAGGGTCTGCCGACCGGCGGCTGGGGCTACACCTTCCTGCCGTACGTGGCGCGCTTCGTCCGGCCGATGGGTCTGCCGACCCTCAGCCACACCGGCCGGTTCCACGAGAGCTGGGGGGACAACGCCGCCCTCAAGCCCCGGGCCGCCCTGCTCTACGAGTGCAGCCAGATGCTCAGCCACGGGCTGACCGGCGGCGTCGGCGACGTCCTGCACCCGCGCGGCGCGCTGTCCCCGGCGGTGTACGAGCTGATCGGCTCGGTCTACCGGCACATCGAGCGGTGCGAGCCGTTCGTCGAGGGCGGCCGGGTGCTCAGCGAGGTCGCGCTGCTCTCCGACTCCGCGCTCGGCGACAACCCCGGGGCGAGCATCATCGGCGCGGTGCGCGCCCTGCAGCAGCTGCGGGTGCAGTTCGACGTGGTCACCCCCGAGTCGGACCTGAGCGGGTACCGGGCCGTGGTGGTGCCGGAGACCACCCGGGTCGACGACTCCCTCGCCGACCGGCTCCAGGAGTACCGCACGGGCGGCGGGGCGGTACTGCTGATCGGGGCCGCGCTGCTGAACGGCACCGAGCCGACCCTCCCCGACCTGCCGGTCGAGGGGCTGGCGCCCGCCCCGGACGGCGAGTCCTTCCTGGCCTGCCAGGGCGTGCCCGGCGCGCCGGAGGACTTCCCGGTGATCAGCCACGGCGCCCGGCTGTCCGCTCGGGCCGGGGCCGGAGCGGAGGTGCTGGCCAAGGTGGTGGCGCCGTACTTCCCCCGCAGCTGGGACCGGTTCTGCGGCCACTCGTACACGCCGCCGGCCGACCCCACGGACGAGGTCGCCGTGGCGGTGGCCGACGGGGTGGGAGCGGTGACCGTGAACCTGCTGGAGGCGTTCCACGAGCACGGCGTGGAGACGTACCGGCAGCTGCTCGGCGCGGTGCTGGACCGGCTGCTGCCCGATCCGCTGGTGCGGATCGGCGGGCCGGTCCACCTGGAGACCGGCGTGGTCAGCACGCCCACCGGCACGGTGGTGCACCTGATCAGCTTCGTGCCCGCCCGGGAGACCCCGGCGCTGGACCTGGTGCACGACGCCTTCCCGCTGGTCGACGTGCCGGTCTCGGTGCGGGTCACGGGCGAGCCGAGCGCGGTGCGGCTGCAGCCGTCCGGGCAGGAGCTCGACTGGCAGTACGACGGCGAGTACGTCCACGTGCGAGTGACCAGCCTGGACGGGCACGCGATGGTCGTGGTCGACCACGGCTGA